The proteins below come from a single Pieris brassicae chromosome 1, ilPieBrab1.1, whole genome shotgun sequence genomic window:
- the LOC123707328 gene encoding probable methylmalonate-semialdehyde dehydrogenase [acylating], mitochondrial — MASAMLKLLKSESHILLRRNYSSSAPTTKLYIDGQYVDSKTSQWIDLTNPATNEVIGRVPEATQDELNLALESAKKAYKSWSQSTIMTRQQLMFKFARLLRENQSKLAAKITEEQGKTIADAEGDVLRGIQSVEHCCSITSLQLGDSIQNISKDMDTHSYKVPIGVVGGVAAFNFPVMIPLWMFPPALVTGNTCILKPSEQDPGATLMMMDLLQEAGAPPGLVNVVHGTHDTVNFICDQPDIKAVSFVGGDAAGKHIYSRASANGKRVQSNMGAKNHGVIMPDANKEHTLNQLAGAAFGAAGQRCMALSTVVFVGEAKEWIPDLVERGKALKVNAGHVPGTDVGPVISIRAKERIHKLVESGVKEGAKLVLDGRGVKVPGFEKGNFVGPTILTDVQPNMECYKEEIFGPVLVCLFVNTLDEAINLINSNPYGNGTAVFTTNGATARKFAAEIDVGQVGINVPIPVPLSMFSFSGTRGSFLGTNHFCGKQGIDFYTELKTVVSYWRQSDVSHTKAAVSMPTQQ; from the exons ATGGCTTCAGCAATGTtgaagttattaaaatcagaa TCTCATATCCTTCTACGCCGTAACTATAGTAGTTCAGCACCAACTACAAAACTATATATTGATGGTCAGTATGTAGACTCAAAGACAAGCCAATGGATTGATCTTACTAACCCGGCTACAAATGAAGTCATTGGGag AGTTCCTGAAGCAACACAAGATGAATTAAATTTGGCTCTTGAATCAGCTAAAAAGGCTTACAAATCATGGAGTCAAAGCACTATTATGACGCGTCAGCAACTTATGTTCAA ATTCGCGCGTTTACTTCGTGAAAATCAAAGTAAGTTAGCTGCCAAAATTACAGAAGAGCAGGGAAAGACTATCGCTGATGCTGAAGGCGATGTTCTAAGAGGAATCC aatCAGTGGAACATTGCTGCAGTATCACATCGCTCCAACTTGGTGATTCTATCCAGAACATTTCTAAAGACATGGACACTCATAGCTATAAAGTACCTATTGGAGTGGTTGGTG GTGTTGCCGCATTCAACTTCCCCGTGATGATTCCGCTGTGGATGTTCCCACCAGCACTGGTTACTGGTAACACCTGCATCCTGAAGCCATCTGAACAAGATCCTGGTGCGACCCTGATGATGATGGATCTGCTTCAGGAAGCTGGAGCTCCACCTGGCCTTGTTAAC GTTGTCCACGGTACACACGACACAGTTAACTTCATTTGCGACCAACCTGACATCAAGGCTGTGTCTTTTGTTGGCGGAGACGCGGCTGGCAAACATATTTACAGCAGGGCATCTGCCAATG GCAAACGCGTACAAAGTAACATGGGAGCCAAAAACCATGGTGTAATAATGCCGGACGCAAATAAAGAGCACACATTGAACCAGCTAGCGGGTGCCGCGTTTGGTGCTGCGGGACAAAGGTGTATGGCTCTTAGCACTGTTGTGTTTGTTG GCGAAGCTAAGGAATGGATTCCCGACTTAGTCGAGCGAGGGAAGGCACTCAAAGTGAACGCGGGACATGTACCCGGAACAGACGTCGGTCCCGTCATCTCTATTAGAGCTAAGGAACGGATACACAAACTTGTGGAATCag GTGTAAAGGAAGGTGCCAAATTAGTTCTCGATGGCCGTGGTGTCAAGGTTCCTGGTTTCGAAAAGGGCAACTTTGTCGGTCCTACAATTTTGACTGACGTCCAACCAAACATGGAATGTTACAAGGAGGAAATATTTGGTCCAGTTCTAGTCTGCCTTTTCGTGAATACATTAGACGAAGCAATCAATCTAATTAACTCAAATCCATATGGAAACGGCACAGCTGTGTTTACAACGAATGGGGCAACAGCCAGAAAATTCGCAGCGGAAATCGACGTTGGACAAGTTGGAATAAATGTACCGATTCCGGTTCCATTGTCTATGTTTTCATTTAGTGGAACCAGAGGAAGCTTTTTGGGTACAAATCACTTCTGTGGTAAACAGGGTATTGACTTCTATACAGAGTTGAAGACGGTGGTGTCATATTGGAGGCAAAGCGACGTTTCACATACTAAAGCTGCTGTTTCTATGCCGACACAACAGTAA
- the LOC123708758 gene encoding protein TIS11 yields MSTAIMHQSALYDFGDLFLKNQSRPVQTMNSALGPVGATTVTSSVSWEQHPALARAASVPAQRTLVGILNSLGHRRLERTTSDPAPPPPATSRYKTELCRPFEEAGVCKYGDKCQFAHGIRELRNLQRHPKYKTELCRTFHSVGFCPYGPRCHFVHNADEARPRESSSSGGSVASLSSGGSLASYMSDGSRSPRSPHSPLAPQSPLTPQSPPAMSPPATAFAFRRAQSPDPEEERLPVFNRLSSAFGDLVIA; encoded by the coding sequence AACCAGTCTCGACCAGTGCAGACTATGAACAGCGCGCTGGGGCCCGTCGGTGCTACAACTGTTACGAGCAGCGTTAGCTGGGAGCAACATCCAGCTCTCGCGCGGGCTGCATCTGTTCCAGCCCAAAGAACTCTCGTCGGCATTCTGAACAGTCTTGGCCACCGCCGCCTGGAGCGTACTACCAGTGACCCAGCTCCTCCGCCTCCAGCCACAAGCAGATACAAGACGGAACTTTGCCGACCCTTCGAGGAAGCCGGTGTGTGTAAATATGGAGACAAATGCCAATTCGCGCACGGGATTCGTGAGCTCCGCAATCTTCAACGCCACCCTAAATACAAGACCGAGCTGTGCCGTACCTTCCACTCTGTAGGATTCTGTCCCTATGGTCCACGATGCCATTTCGTCCACAATGCTGACGAGGCCAGGCCCCGGGAATCTTCATCATCTGGTGGATCTGTAGCGTCGCTGTCTTCTGGGGGCTCACTTGCGTCTTACATGAGTGACGGATCTCGCTCTCCCAGATCACCTCATTCTCCGCTGGCACCGCAGTCTCCGTTGACTCCTCAGTCACCCCCAGCCATGTCTCCGCCAGCAACGGCGTTTGCGTTCCGTCGTGCCCAGTCCCCGGACCCTGAGGAAGAGCGACTCCCGGTATTCAACCGCTTGTCGTCGGCATTCGGAGACCTTGTGATCGCCTAG